In Sediminispirochaeta bajacaliforniensis DSM 16054, one DNA window encodes the following:
- a CDS encoding DUF5312 family protein, producing MNSESSFDRLVQALSTEERQTMLDRIRTATMTSDEPLVLEEPIENYTPRDSFARLGFWKRFFCFLKALFTGTDKYEIVEELDIQRLAKDVEKMSPSVLNYGQGEIGIGFYDRIAKLEASLTVLRPPLRTALGGSKEEFVAFYVGWIMPLVQEELLTLLDPEKLAFERSLDDPFEVKRAIESSLKEYLGEILDNDRKRLYQQARALSLLKQFVDFPFSKLLQPFTNADGRVSPVAMNEIRGTLFEFDALLYSLEPLPDDDALKAVFMFDMQKDLDERDFNPADQLLKMMDSISWAWQVIRQTAAELRVNDLCRIVSRNLNYQAESVGGGEDWFQIYRKFWQKRCDAVLGRYIEESKRKQIIQDAVKFLKKRELPLLDNYRPSSVMLNVRPRFPISLSFIASFVKELFLQELHSPLKLILIDGQFYKEQNREEYNESYSGILKVVDDIAYIDSALAPDGALQGEFEQLSKEVLGTKIIRKKVEARIGELDREADRIINGFEENLRLLANVIGGIVDGEMGGRFDTLSNLGYIGKNDNSNLMRRLKAIKQILEKAIFICRELYDIERNLG from the coding sequence ATGAACAGTGAAAGTTCTTTCGATCGTTTGGTGCAGGCCCTTTCAACCGAAGAGCGGCAGACGATGCTTGATCGTATTCGTACCGCTACAATGACCAGCGATGAACCTCTGGTGTTGGAAGAGCCGATCGAAAACTATACGCCTCGTGATTCTTTTGCCCGCCTTGGATTTTGGAAACGGTTTTTTTGTTTTCTGAAGGCACTTTTCACCGGTACCGATAAGTACGAAATTGTTGAAGAGCTTGATATTCAACGTCTTGCAAAAGATGTGGAAAAAATGAGCCCCTCCGTGCTCAACTATGGGCAGGGGGAGATCGGTATAGGATTTTACGATCGAATCGCCAAGCTTGAGGCTTCTCTGACCGTACTCAGACCACCGCTTAGAACTGCCCTCGGTGGATCGAAAGAGGAGTTCGTTGCTTTCTATGTCGGTTGGATTATGCCCCTTGTGCAGGAAGAGCTGCTTACTTTGCTTGATCCTGAGAAGCTTGCCTTTGAGCGTTCTCTCGATGACCCCTTCGAGGTGAAACGGGCGATTGAATCTTCCCTTAAGGAATACCTTGGAGAGATTCTCGATAACGACAGAAAGCGACTCTATCAGCAGGCCCGGGCGTTGAGTCTTCTCAAGCAATTTGTTGATTTTCCCTTTTCCAAACTGCTTCAACCCTTTACCAATGCCGATGGCAGGGTTTCTCCTGTTGCGATGAACGAAATCAGGGGAACGTTATTTGAATTCGATGCCCTTCTTTACTCATTGGAACCCCTGCCCGATGATGATGCCTTGAAGGCTGTTTTTATGTTCGATATGCAGAAGGATCTGGATGAACGGGATTTTAATCCTGCGGATCAGCTTCTGAAGATGATGGACAGCATTTCCTGGGCATGGCAGGTCATTCGTCAGACCGCCGCCGAGTTACGTGTCAACGATCTTTGTCGGATCGTGAGTAGGAACCTCAACTATCAGGCCGAATCCGTGGGTGGGGGAGAAGACTGGTTTCAGATATATCGGAAATTCTGGCAGAAACGGTGTGATGCTGTACTCGGCCGCTATATTGAAGAGTCCAAGCGGAAACAGATCATTCAGGATGCGGTAAAATTCCTGAAAAAACGTGAGCTGCCCCTATTGGATAACTATCGTCCATCTTCGGTGATGCTGAATGTTCGCCCCCGTTTTCCCATTAGTCTTAGCTTTATTGCTTCTTTTGTGAAGGAGCTTTTTCTTCAGGAGTTGCACAGCCCTCTTAAATTGATTCTTATCGACGGGCAGTTCTATAAGGAACAGAATAGGGAAGAGTACAACGAGTCCTACAGCGGTATCTTGAAGGTTGTCGACGACATTGCGTACATTGATTCGGCGCTTGCCCCCGACGGGGCCTTGCAGGGTGAGTTTGAGCAGCTTTCGAAAGAGGTCCTCGGCACGAAGATTATTCGCAAAAAAGTCGAGGCCCGAATCGGAGAACTGGATCGTGAGGCCGATAGGATTATCAACGGGTTTGAGGAAAATCTTCGACTTTTGGCAAATGTCATCGGTGGCATCGTAGACGGGGAAATGGGGGGGCGTTTCGACACTCTCAGTAATCTCGGCTATATCGGTAAGAACGACAACAGCAACCTCATGCGCCGTTTAAAGGCCATTAAACAGATTTTAGAAAAGGCAATCTTTATTTGCAGGGAGTTGTACGATATTGAGCGAAATCTCGGTTAA
- a CDS encoding polyphenol oxidase family protein, protein MSEISVNNDFLRFFPFSDPKVQVDMSLRSLGDMSDPEGEPRRRFYEGTGLSARRVFTLQQVHSRRIVYVDGSDLPVAVSRMEGDGLISRDPSLALGVTVADCLPMFLFHAKSGTFAALHSGWRGTGIVADALEAFRANWAIAPDEVEAFIGPSIGGCCYRVDEKRALDFSRRYGDAVLRKDGREFYLDLGEVNERLLRNSGVRQLVREKSCTSCDDRFGSYRREGPEAFHRMLALIAFFR, encoded by the coding sequence TTGAGCGAAATCTCGGTTAATAATGATTTTCTTCGTTTTTTTCCCTTTTCCGATCCGAAGGTGCAGGTCGATATGTCGCTTCGCAGTCTCGGTGACATGAGCGATCCTGAGGGGGAACCCCGTCGTAGGTTTTACGAAGGAACAGGCCTTTCGGCGCGGAGAGTTTTTACGCTGCAGCAGGTCCATTCCCGCCGTATCGTTTACGTGGACGGAAGCGATCTTCCCGTTGCCGTTTCCCGAATGGAGGGGGACGGTCTTATCAGTCGTGATCCTTCTCTTGCCCTTGGCGTCACCGTTGCGGATTGCCTGCCTATGTTCCTTTTTCATGCGAAGAGCGGAACCTTTGCCGCACTCCACAGTGGCTGGAGGGGCACCGGTATCGTCGCTGATGCATTGGAGGCGTTTCGGGCGAATTGGGCCATCGCCCCGGACGAGGTGGAGGCCTTTATCGGCCCATCAATCGGCGGATGCTGCTATCGGGTGGACGAAAAGCGGGCTCTGGATTTTTCCCGACGCTACGGTGATGCCGTCCTGCGAAAGGATGGACGGGAGTTCTACCTCGACCTCGGTGAGGTAAATGAACGCTTGCTGCGGAACTCCGGGGTACGCCAGCTGGTACGGGAGAAAAGCTGTACCAGCTGCGATGATCGTTTCGGCAGTTATCGCAGGGAGGGGCCCGAAGCATTCCATAGAATGCTTGCACTGATCGCCTTTTTTCGGTAA
- the argS gene encoding arginine--tRNA ligase — translation MADITDTKTLWKGAVADALLRHAESMKISFQRPDPASLVAEQPPKPEMGDLAFPMFPFAKLFRTSPMAIASAVADQAKQTAAALGASGEVEASGPYVNVRYDLASMMPGLLKQVFSETEAYGKTDLYAGEKIMIEFSCPNTNKPLHLGHLRNDALGESVSRILKANGADVMKVNLINDRGIHICKSMLAYSVFGEGKSPESEGCKGDHFVGDYYVKYNSWAKEEPEAEERARELLRKWEAGDPETVELWKTMNRWTIDGIGETYRKTGISFDDIYYESKTYSAGRDEVLKGLRNGVFYKEEDGSVWVDLAEINLDKKVLLRSDGTTLYLTQDIGTAIARHGDWPFKRLIYVVASEQQYHFKVLFHVLNKLGFDWAENLYHLSYGMVNLPEGKMKSREGTVVDADDLIAELSSMAAAEIKSKGRESDVGDVEKTAEAVGLAALNYYLLQISPAKDMIFDPKESISFNGNTGPYLQYMGARISSMLRKFEERSDEFKGATVDPSLITTIEERELIKLISLFPERVAQAGAEFNPSIVTTYLYDLSRTFSRYYHDNQILNNDDKNLAFTRLSLAKGVLQVLKNAYRLVGIPFLEVM, via the coding sequence ATGGCCGACATTACCGATACGAAAACTCTGTGGAAAGGTGCCGTTGCCGACGCCTTGTTGCGCCACGCTGAAAGTATGAAGATTTCCTTCCAGCGGCCGGATCCCGCGTCTTTGGTTGCGGAACAGCCCCCGAAACCGGAAATGGGGGACCTCGCCTTTCCTATGTTTCCTTTTGCCAAGCTTTTTCGCACATCTCCGATGGCCATTGCAAGTGCCGTGGCCGATCAGGCAAAACAGACTGCAGCGGCACTTGGTGCCTCAGGTGAGGTCGAGGCTTCCGGTCCCTATGTAAATGTCCGTTACGATCTTGCATCGATGATGCCCGGTTTGCTGAAGCAGGTTTTTTCCGAGACGGAAGCTTATGGAAAAACCGATCTGTATGCTGGCGAGAAGATCATGATTGAATTTTCCTGCCCCAATACAAATAAACCCCTTCATCTTGGCCATTTGCGCAACGATGCCCTTGGAGAAAGCGTAAGCAGGATCTTAAAGGCCAACGGCGCCGATGTGATGAAAGTAAATCTCATCAATGACCGCGGTATTCACATCTGTAAATCCATGCTTGCCTATTCTGTTTTCGGTGAAGGGAAAAGCCCGGAATCAGAGGGGTGTAAGGGTGATCACTTTGTCGGTGATTATTATGTGAAGTACAACAGCTGGGCGAAAGAGGAACCCGAGGCAGAGGAACGAGCCAGGGAACTCTTGAGAAAGTGGGAGGCCGGTGATCCTGAAACCGTCGAACTCTGGAAAACCATGAATCGCTGGACCATCGACGGCATAGGTGAGACATACCGAAAGACCGGCATCTCCTTTGACGATATCTATTATGAGAGTAAAACCTATTCGGCAGGCAGGGATGAGGTGCTGAAAGGCTTACGCAACGGTGTCTTTTATAAAGAAGAAGACGGCTCCGTCTGGGTTGATCTTGCCGAAATCAATCTGGACAAAAAGGTTCTTCTGCGAAGCGACGGAACGACCCTCTATCTTACCCAGGATATCGGTACGGCGATCGCCAGACATGGAGATTGGCCCTTTAAGCGGCTTATTTATGTCGTGGCTTCCGAACAGCAGTATCATTTTAAGGTTTTGTTTCATGTCTTGAACAAGCTTGGTTTCGATTGGGCCGAGAACCTTTACCATCTCTCTTACGGCATGGTCAATCTTCCGGAAGGCAAAATGAAAAGCCGGGAGGGGACTGTTGTGGATGCAGACGATCTTATTGCCGAATTGAGTTCCATGGCTGCTGCGGAAATCAAGTCGAAGGGTCGAGAAAGTGATGTGGGAGATGTCGAAAAAACGGCAGAAGCCGTCGGACTTGCCGCTCTCAACTATTATCTCCTTCAGATTTCTCCTGCAAAGGATATGATCTTCGACCCGAAGGAGTCGATCTCCTTCAACGGCAATACAGGCCCTTACCTGCAGTACATGGGGGCGAGGATCAGCAGCATGCTGAGAAAATTCGAAGAACGAAGCGATGAGTTCAAGGGGGCGACAGTGGATCCCTCGCTCATTACCACGATTGAAGAGCGGGAACTTATCAAGTTGATATCGTTGTTTCCGGAGAGGGTGGCACAGGCTGGAGCGGAATTTAATCCCTCCATCGTCACCACCTATCTGTACGATCTGAGCCGGACCTTTAGCCGCTACTATCACGATAATCAGATTTTGAACAACGATGATAAGAATTTGGCATTTACACGGCTTTCCCTGGCGAAAGGGGTTTTGCAGGTCCTGAAAAATGCCTATCGGCTTGTGGGGATTCCTTTTCTCGAAGTGATGTAG
- the rplU gene encoding 50S ribosomal protein L21, which translates to MYALVEIKGKQYKAEKGALLTVDRLDTPEGQELEFDSVLLTSDGEKVSVGTPYVDGVKVKVSVEGEEKGDKVTIFKFKKRKAYRKRQGHRQKYSSIRVTDIIGA; encoded by the coding sequence ATGTACGCACTGGTTGAAATTAAAGGAAAACAGTACAAAGCCGAAAAAGGGGCTCTGCTTACGGTCGACAGACTTGATACTCCCGAAGGTCAGGAGCTGGAGTTTGATTCGGTTCTGCTTACCAGCGATGGCGAGAAGGTAAGCGTAGGCACTCCCTATGTTGATGGTGTTAAGGTAAAGGTCTCCGTTGAAGGAGAAGAAAAGGGTGATAAGGTCACTATTTTCAAATTCAAGAAGCGGAAAGCCTATCGAAAACGACAGGGCCATCGGCAGAAGTATTCTTCTATTCGGGTTACCGATATTATCGGCGCCTAA
- a CDS encoding ribosomal-processing cysteine protease Prp, with translation MVTVVVSLDEAGIVREMTAEGHALGFAKGENPVCAAVTVLVRTYLRWIEIGGIESVEGEAPKSGVLYASVGKPCREREPLFQGASQFLLTGLSDLHETFPRQCSLRVKRFKE, from the coding sequence ATGGTAACGGTAGTCGTCTCTCTTGACGAGGCCGGAATCGTCCGGGAAATGACGGCGGAAGGACATGCCCTCGGTTTTGCCAAGGGCGAAAATCCTGTTTGTGCCGCCGTTACGGTTCTTGTTCGGACCTATCTCCGCTGGATCGAGATTGGAGGGATAGAGTCCGTTGAAGGAGAAGCGCCGAAATCCGGCGTTTTGTATGCGAGTGTTGGTAAGCCCTGTCGGGAACGGGAGCCTCTTTTTCAGGGGGCTTCTCAGTTTTTGCTGACTGGTCTTTCCGACCTCCATGAGACATTTCCCCGACAATGTTCGTTGAGGGTAAAAAGATTCAAGGAGTAG
- the rpmA gene encoding 50S ribosomal protein L27, whose protein sequence is MAHKKGGGSSKNGRDSAAQRLGVKRAGGQVVKAGEIIVRQRGTKFHPGLNVGKGKDDTLFAKEAGTVVFKRRLGRHYINIDPIAQ, encoded by the coding sequence ATGGCACATAAAAAAGGTGGCGGAAGTTCCAAGAATGGTCGAGACTCCGCAGCTCAGCGGCTTGGAGTAAAGCGTGCCGGCGGACAGGTCGTAAAGGCAGGAGAAATCATCGTCAGACAGCGCGGGACGAAATTTCATCCCGGTTTGAATGTAGGAAAAGGAAAGGATGATACCCTCTTTGCAAAAGAAGCCGGGACCGTCGTATTCAAGAGACGACTTGGGCGACACTACATCAATATCGATCCCATAGCGCAATAA
- the obgE gene encoding GTPase ObgE → MIGFADETYIDVASGSGGNGAISFRREKYVPKGGPDGGDGGNGGNVVFLVRKNLRTLAHLKKERHFRAEAGQAGSGQRRHGRNGADAVIPVPPGTILRDPQSEEIIKDLAELEEGESWIFLSGGRGGKGNTHFKSARRQIPRFAQDGEEGIQARVHVELRLIADIGFVGFPNAGKSSLLKAATNAKPEVASYEFTTKIPNLGMMNIGYRELILADIPGLIKGASQGAGLGHTFLRHISRTTGLAFLIDLSDDRYAEAFPVLLRELASYDPILAEKPRLIVATKLDLPETMGRFEELKALLPNESILGISTFIGLGIRELGQAFGRLCEEAERSK, encoded by the coding sequence GTGATTGGTTTCGCTGATGAGACCTATATAGACGTTGCCTCCGGATCCGGAGGTAACGGCGCCATTTCCTTTCGTCGTGAAAAATATGTTCCCAAAGGGGGACCTGATGGCGGTGACGGGGGGAACGGTGGAAATGTTGTCTTTCTTGTTCGGAAAAATTTGCGAACGCTTGCACATTTGAAAAAGGAACGCCACTTTCGTGCTGAGGCTGGGCAGGCCGGCAGCGGCCAGCGTCGGCATGGCCGTAACGGCGCCGATGCTGTTATTCCGGTTCCGCCGGGGACTATTTTGCGTGACCCCCAGAGCGAAGAGATCATAAAAGATCTTGCGGAATTGGAGGAGGGGGAAAGTTGGATTTTTCTCTCCGGAGGCCGCGGGGGCAAGGGAAATACGCACTTCAAATCTGCAAGACGCCAGATTCCCCGTTTCGCTCAGGATGGGGAAGAGGGAATTCAGGCAAGGGTGCATGTTGAACTTCGCCTGATTGCCGATATAGGCTTCGTCGGTTTCCCGAATGCCGGAAAATCAAGCCTGCTGAAGGCCGCTACCAATGCAAAGCCCGAGGTCGCATCCTATGAGTTCACCACAAAGATTCCTAATCTTGGGATGATGAATATCGGCTATAGGGAGCTTATCCTTGCCGATATCCCTGGCCTTATCAAGGGCGCCTCTCAGGGAGCCGGTCTCGGGCATACCTTTCTTCGGCATATCTCCCGTACAACAGGGCTTGCCTTTCTTATCGACCTTTCCGATGATCGCTATGCCGAGGCTTTTCCTGTTTTACTTAGGGAGCTTGCCTCTTACGATCCTATTTTAGCCGAGAAACCGAGGCTGATCGTTGCTACGAAACTGGATCTTCCCGAAACGATGGGGCGCTTTGAAGAGTTGAAGGCCTTATTACCAAATGAATCGATCTTGGGAATTTCCACTTTTATCGGTCTTGGGATTCGGGAGCTGGGCCAGGCTTTTGGTCGACTCTGCGAAGAAGCGGAGCGTTCGAAATGA